One Alkaliphilus sp. B6464 genomic window carries:
- a CDS encoding RNA polymerase sigma factor, which translates to MDRDKRLIKKIKKKSSKAAANELVSIYYEEIYSYAYKQTVDKELSMDLTQEIFISMLKAIYSYDEKKASFRTWLYRIATYRIVDYYRSKYYKYTSIAVSIDDFSIYDEENIEVTVENKEEVKKIIDMVNRFDAANQQIFRLKLFADYTFLEISNTLQISESTVKTKYYSMLRKIRKDLEVV; encoded by the coding sequence ATGGATAGAGATAAGAGACTAATAAAAAAAATAAAAAAGAAATCAAGTAAAGCTGCAGCTAATGAGCTTGTTTCTATATATTACGAAGAAATATATTCATATGCATACAAACAGACAGTTGATAAAGAGTTATCTATGGATTTGACTCAGGAAATTTTTATAAGCATGTTAAAGGCAATATATAGTTATGATGAAAAGAAAGCTTCTTTTCGAACTTGGCTATATAGAATAGCAACTTATCGTATAGTAGATTATTATCGTTCAAAATATTACAAATATACTAGTATAGCAGTTTCTATTGACGATTTTAGCATATATGATGAGGAAAATATAGAAGTTACAGTAGAAAATAAGGAAGAGGTTAAAAAGATAATTGACATGGTAAATAGATTTGATGCTGCAAACCAACAAATATTTCGCTTAAAGCTTTTTGCAGATTATACTTTTTTAGAAATATCAAATACATTGCAAATATCTGAGTCCACAGTCAAAACAAAGTATTACTCAATGCTTAGAAAAATTAGAAAGGATCTTGAGGTGGTATAG
- a CDS encoding ABC transporter ATP-binding protein, with amino-acid sequence MLMVNNVSKSYGKFSVLKDINLEFTNGVYGLLAPNGAGKTTLIKMLTTLLFPNGGEILYNGADILKMGDNYRDILGYLPQDFGYYKSYSPRKFLHYLSALKGMDRKNSDEKINELLKLVGLENVADKKMRKFSGGMIQRVGIAQAMLNDPKILILDEPTAGLDPKERVRFRNLLTDLSRERIVILSTHIVSDIESIANEIIMIKDRVVLYKDNLKNICKILDGMVYETEIEFDQVLNFRQQHFSLSEKQEDGKMKIRFISESKLEDTWIHVNPSIEDVFLYVYKDEALVKE; translated from the coding sequence ATGTTAATGGTAAATAACGTAAGTAAAAGCTATGGGAAATTTTCAGTTCTTAAAGATATAAATCTTGAATTTACAAATGGTGTTTATGGATTATTAGCACCAAATGGAGCGGGTAAGACTACCTTAATTAAAATGTTGACTACCTTACTTTTTCCAAATGGAGGAGAAATACTTTATAATGGCGCAGATATTTTAAAAATGGGTGACAATTATAGAGATATATTAGGTTACTTGCCTCAAGACTTTGGCTATTATAAAAGCTATAGCCCTAGAAAATTTCTTCACTATTTATCTGCATTGAAAGGAATGGATAGAAAAAATTCTGATGAAAAGATAAATGAACTTTTAAAATTGGTTGGACTTGAAAATGTAGCAGATAAAAAAATGAGGAAATTTTCAGGTGGAATGATTCAAAGAGTTGGTATAGCTCAAGCTATGCTAAACGATCCTAAGATTCTTATATTAGACGAGCCTACTGCTGGATTAGATCCAAAGGAAAGAGTACGATTTAGAAATTTATTAACAGACTTATCTAGAGAACGAATAGTTATTCTTTCTACCCATATTGTTTCTGATATAGAGTCAATAGCCAATGAAATAATTATGATAAAAGATAGGGTAGTTCTATATAAAGATAATTTAAAAAATATATGCAAAATTCTCGATGGAATGGTCTACGAAACAGAAATTGAATTTGATCAAGTTTTAAACTTTAGACAACAGCATTTTTCACTATCTGAGAAGCAGGAAGATGGCAAAATGAAAATCAGATTTATATCTGAAAGCAAATTAGAGGATACTTGGATACATGTAAATCCAAGTATAGAAGATGTATTTCTTTATGTTTATAAAGATGAAGCTTTAGTAAAGGAGTAA
- a CDS encoding ABC transporter permease subunit, producing the protein MGIRKNEFKKAVTSPAIIGLLLIFLIFNSVIIFQNSYFKDDLQVLNKIVSKFGYKIDDEMVDNFKEHYDGELKKLNEITYEKTSKNYSSVAEIFGESLYIEDIYNKEEVEFIKELGIVEAYYYTIAEIDEVYSNIDPMKIAEGQIEKYGLSGNAADTVRNQYKDFSKRFEELVENKEHKNLFFMGKAYKMHSLLFRTLVKTFIFEILILVVLITAYLVNYEFDNNTEALAYTTKRGRNLIIDKLFVSMATNILVATIILVTGLGLYFITFNYLGLWNVPISSYFNMEKNLPYMSWWNMSFIQYLFSGIGLIYACILLFTGITFIIARAIKNSYIVFFIFAIVFGLAILIPGMVPTNSNAIFIGGFTPFYLIINPFIWFMEGGAFFTFKYYELLTVGIWSVSLLVLSVLSIKIFKKQDIY; encoded by the coding sequence ATGGGTATAAGAAAAAATGAATTTAAAAAGGCCGTAACTTCTCCAGCTATAATAGGACTTTTACTTATATTTCTTATATTTAATTCTGTTATTATATTTCAAAACTCATATTTTAAAGATGATTTACAGGTATTAAATAAGATTGTAAGTAAGTTTGGCTATAAAATAGATGATGAAATGGTGGATAATTTCAAAGAGCATTATGATGGTGAACTAAAAAAACTAAATGAAATAACATATGAAAAGACATCAAAAAACTATAGTAGCGTGGCAGAGATTTTTGGGGAAAGCCTCTATATTGAAGATATTTACAATAAAGAAGAAGTAGAGTTTATAAAAGAGTTAGGAATAGTAGAAGCATATTATTATACAATTGCAGAAATTGACGAAGTTTATTCAAATATTGATCCTATGAAAATAGCTGAAGGTCAAATAGAAAAATATGGGCTTAGTGGAAATGCTGCAGATACTGTAAGAAATCAATATAAGGATTTTAGTAAAAGATTTGAAGAATTAGTTGAAAATAAAGAGCATAAAAACCTATTTTTCATGGGAAAAGCTTATAAAATGCACTCTTTATTGTTTAGAACCTTAGTTAAGACTTTTATTTTCGAAATACTTATATTAGTGGTGCTTATTACAGCTTATTTGGTAAACTATGAATTTGATAATAATACAGAAGCTCTAGCCTATACAACTAAAAGAGGGAGAAATTTAATTATAGATAAGCTTTTCGTATCTATGGCTACAAATATTTTAGTAGCTACAATTATTTTAGTTACTGGTTTAGGTTTGTATTTTATAACTTTTAACTATTTAGGACTTTGGAATGTTCCTATAAGTAGTTATTTTAATATGGAGAAAAATTTGCCTTATATGTCTTGGTGGAATATGTCCTTTATTCAATATTTATTTTCTGGTATAGGGCTTATCTATGCATGCATACTGCTTTTTACTGGAATTACCTTTATAATAGCAAGAGCTATAAAAAATAGTTACATTGTATTTTTTATATTTGCAATAGTATTTGGTTTGGCTATACTTATTCCAGGTATGGTTCCAACTAATAGTAATGCTATTTTTATAGGTGGATTTACTCCTTTTTATTTAATTATAAATCCCTTTATTTGGTTTATGGAAGGTGGAGCATTTTTTACTTTTAAATACTATGAATTACTTACAGTAGGTATATGGTCAGTATCTTTATTGGTTCTTAGTGTTTTATCAATTAAAATATTTAAAAAACAAGATATATATTGA